The proteins below come from a single Denticeps clupeoides chromosome 15, fDenClu1.1, whole genome shotgun sequence genomic window:
- the pthlha gene encoding parathyroid hormone-like hormone a isoform X2 — MFCSRRLLQQWCLAVFLLCSPVPHYGGPIDALSNRMKRSVTHAQLMHDKGRTLQDLRRRMWLHDLLDEVHTADIRELPVRTGISSGAGVGLPVSGVGVGMSIGMGLSTGGITLHPKPAGGTKNHPIGFPIEDEEGTNLPQETNKSQVYKDGAPKAAGKKKKKGRSGKRRDGEKRKRRARSLAWREAEELGSGYRLEWRPFIGLRGVLH, encoded by the exons ATGTTTTGCTCCAGGAGATTATTACAGCAGTGGTGCCTGGCTGTGTTTTTACTGTGTTCCCCAGTACCACACTATGGAGGGCCCATAGATGCTCTCAGTAACAGAAT GAAACGCTCTGTGACCCATGCACAGCTAATGCACGATAAGGGCCGGACCCTGCAGGACTTGAGGCGCCGCATGTGGCTCCACGATCTCCTGGATGAAGTTCACACTGCTGACATACGAGAACTCCCTGTGCGAACTGGCATCAGCAGTGGCGCCGGTGTGGGATTGCCTGTCAGTGGGGTGGGCGTTGGAATGAGCATAGGCATGGGCCTGTCCACGGGGGGTATCACCCTCCACCCAAAACCAGCAGGAGGCACCAAGAACCACCCCATCGGCTTCCCCATTGAAGACGAGGAGGGCACCAATCTTCCCCAAGAGACCAACAAGTCGCAGGTGTACAAGGACGGGGCACCGAAGGCTGCTggcaagaaaaagaagaaaggccGATCTGGTAAACGACGGGACGGGGAGAAGAGGAAGCGGCGGGCACGCTCACTGGCATGGAGAGAGGCAGAAGAGCTCGGGAGTGGCTACCGCCTGGAGTGGCGGCCATTCATTGGCCTG
- the pthlha gene encoding parathyroid hormone-like hormone a isoform X1: MKKKSGNKLYRQREETFFQQFLRRSWWIVQGQIQRFLVTGLISKKISMFCSRRLLQQWCLAVFLLCSPVPHYGGPIDALSNRMKRSVTHAQLMHDKGRTLQDLRRRMWLHDLLDEVHTADIRELPVRTGISSGAGVGLPVSGVGVGMSIGMGLSTGGITLHPKPAGGTKNHPIGFPIEDEEGTNLPQETNKSQVYKDGAPKAAGKKKKKGRSGKRRDGEKRKRRARSLAWREAEELGSGYRLEWRPFIGLRGVLH; this comes from the exons atgaaaaaaaagagtggaAACAAATTATACAGGCAAAGAGAAGAGACATTTTTCCAACAGTTTTTGAGAAGATCCTGGTGGATTGTTCAGGGACAAATCCAGAGATTCTTGGTCACAGGACTCATCTCTAAA AAAATCAGCATGTTTTGCTCCAGGAGATTATTACAGCAGTGGTGCCTGGCTGTGTTTTTACTGTGTTCCCCAGTACCACACTATGGAGGGCCCATAGATGCTCTCAGTAACAGAAT GAAACGCTCTGTGACCCATGCACAGCTAATGCACGATAAGGGCCGGACCCTGCAGGACTTGAGGCGCCGCATGTGGCTCCACGATCTCCTGGATGAAGTTCACACTGCTGACATACGAGAACTCCCTGTGCGAACTGGCATCAGCAGTGGCGCCGGTGTGGGATTGCCTGTCAGTGGGGTGGGCGTTGGAATGAGCATAGGCATGGGCCTGTCCACGGGGGGTATCACCCTCCACCCAAAACCAGCAGGAGGCACCAAGAACCACCCCATCGGCTTCCCCATTGAAGACGAGGAGGGCACCAATCTTCCCCAAGAGACCAACAAGTCGCAGGTGTACAAGGACGGGGCACCGAAGGCTGCTggcaagaaaaagaagaaaggccGATCTGGTAAACGACGGGACGGGGAGAAGAGGAAGCGGCGGGCACGCTCACTGGCATGGAGAGAGGCAGAAGAGCTCGGGAGTGGCTACCGCCTGGAGTGGCGGCCATTCATTGGCCTG